The following coding sequences lie in one Xanthomonas hyacinthi genomic window:
- a CDS encoding Arm DNA-binding domain-containing protein has product MAKIKLTKSAVDTAQPQAQAVELRDTLVPGFLCKITPAGRKVFMLQYRTNAGERRKPALGLYGELTVEQARSLAQEWLAQVRRGGDPAADKAAARSAPTVAELCKKFMEDHSKQRNKPSTQIGYQKCSAVACW; this is encoded by the coding sequence ATGGCGAAAATCAAGCTCACCAAGTCCGCAGTCGATACGGCACAACCCCAGGCGCAGGCCGTCGAACTCAGGGATACCCTGGTGCCTGGCTTCTTGTGCAAGATTACACCAGCGGGCCGCAAGGTGTTCATGCTCCAGTACCGGACGAACGCCGGGGAACGCCGCAAGCCTGCCTTGGGCCTATACGGGGAATTGACCGTTGAACAGGCCCGTTCGCTGGCGCAGGAATGGCTGGCCCAAGTGCGCCGAGGCGGCGACCCGGCCGCCGACAAGGCAGCGGCCCGATCTGCCCCTACGGTCGCGGAATTGTGCAAGAAGTTCATGGAGGATCACTCCAAGCAGCGCAACAAGCCCAGCACGCAGATCGGCTACCAGAAGTGCTCGGCCGTGGCTTGCTGGTAA
- a CDS encoding LA2681 family HEPN domain-containing protein, producing MDACAELRNHLEHKYVKVHELLLPVSDVDGRFRDTLAYGITRSDLEQKTLRLLQLARSALIYLSLAMHQEERRRSKGRSGLSAPMPLDVWRDEWKR from the coding sequence CTGGATGCATGTGCGGAGCTTCGCAATCACCTAGAGCACAAGTACGTAAAAGTCCACGAATTACTTCTTCCCGTATCTGATGTTGACGGCCGATTTCGAGATACGCTGGCCTATGGTATTACACGATCCGATTTGGAACAGAAAACATTGCGACTGCTGCAGTTAGCTAGATCGGCACTGATCTACCTCTCATTGGCTATGCATCAGGAGGAGCGCAGGCGCTCCAAAGGCCGCAGCGGGTTAAGCGCGCCGATGCCGCTTGACGTCTGGCGAGATGAGTGGAAGCGATGA
- a CDS encoding DUF6988 family protein → MKDSDSLVEGLVEQLARSKRIDAWLYNSSNSVKADHTPRIIMSASSYQLAMDHHGAIIELVEEDMWGSALALLRPCVEAWTWGAWLHHCAKDKHLDLILEHRFTRNLDGMQRDLDKIQFFESSMVKDTEQMRRNLHGFTHGGILHMQWRFKDGEVRPSYPPEVVADGLRIADVHGYLALQGVIALAKDQVKANELHGQVYDMFGWQRPAT, encoded by the coding sequence ATGAAGGATTCCGACTCACTCGTCGAGGGCCTTGTCGAGCAGCTGGCCCGCTCCAAGCGCATCGATGCTTGGCTTTACAACAGCTCCAATAGCGTGAAAGCTGATCACACGCCTCGCATCATCATGTCCGCCAGCTCCTACCAACTGGCCATGGATCACCATGGAGCCATCATCGAGCTTGTCGAAGAGGACATGTGGGGCTCAGCTCTGGCGCTGCTGCGGCCATGTGTCGAAGCCTGGACATGGGGTGCATGGCTGCACCACTGTGCAAAGGACAAACACCTAGATCTCATCTTGGAACACCGATTTACACGCAACCTGGATGGCATGCAGCGAGACCTGGACAAGATCCAGTTCTTTGAATCGTCCATGGTGAAAGACACAGAGCAGATGCGGCGCAATCTGCATGGCTTCACGCATGGCGGCATCCTCCATATGCAGTGGCGCTTCAAGGATGGAGAGGTAAGGCCTAGCTATCCGCCTGAGGTAGTGGCCGATGGGTTGAGGATTGCCGACGTCCACGGCTACCTAGCACTTCAAGGCGTCATTGCCTTGGCGAAGGATCAAGTCAAGGCCAATGAGCTGCATGGCCAGGTCTATGACATGTTCGGGTGGCAAAGACCTGCGACGTAG
- a CDS encoding type II toxin-antitoxin system RelB family antitoxin — MPIKLDPRVSEFESTEAAENYDRWFRAKIERAVADTRPTISHDQVMAHAHAAIEAAAKRQKRTDYLADLPD; from the coding sequence ATGCCGATCAAGCTCGATCCTCGTGTTTCCGAATTTGAGTCCACCGAAGCCGCCGAGAACTACGACCGGTGGTTCAGGGCGAAGATCGAGCGCGCCGTGGCCGACACGCGGCCGACGATTTCGCACGACCAAGTGATGGCGCACGCACACGCTGCGATCGAAGCCGCCGCGAAGCGACAGAAGCGGACGGACTACCTGGCTGATCTGCCTGATTGA
- a CDS encoding ATP-binding protein: MTLELHPLKRKRRPSIITRPNERLTMDVGTTLMYGRPSMRVKGAGRAGKTTSVNTLQRLHTWRPYNIGFLRMIAGNPDRHTETNLLREMSLGIGLQGSRNANAQDSLARIIRAVEEEAGRANADLVIFIVDSAELLTLDDYEHLAKVQNHFDDDLRLFFLFVCQDDNKTAGVDALEILAPPHIYGRFFVDRHDFTGLLWEVPELERHEQSACDVALAFREYDEGLRWPEVDSPSATETFAPTAYSRGWRLEHEVDAIRQEIKLLCTSAELAVPQDWLMASFEVFVYHVLVHVAGNRPDFEKLTKEDINEALRASAFVSFERARQKVRK, translated from the coding sequence ATGACTTTAGAACTCCACCCGCTCAAGCGGAAGCGACGTCCTTCAATTATCACCCGCCCTAATGAGCGTCTAACGATGGATGTAGGCACGACCTTAATGTATGGCCGCCCCAGCATGCGTGTCAAAGGCGCAGGCCGCGCCGGTAAAACCACCTCAGTTAACACGTTACAGCGATTGCATACCTGGCGTCCTTACAACATCGGGTTCCTGCGGATGATCGCTGGCAATCCCGATCGACATACCGAGACCAATCTGCTGCGTGAGATGTCGCTCGGAATTGGGCTGCAAGGCTCGCGAAACGCAAATGCCCAGGATTCATTGGCGCGCATCATCCGGGCCGTCGAGGAAGAAGCTGGTCGGGCCAATGCCGATCTGGTGATCTTCATTGTGGACTCTGCTGAACTGCTCACGCTTGATGACTACGAGCATCTTGCCAAGGTGCAGAATCATTTCGATGACGACTTGCGCCTGTTCTTTCTGTTCGTATGTCAGGACGATAACAAAACCGCCGGGGTCGACGCCCTGGAGATTTTGGCCCCGCCACACATCTATGGTCGCTTCTTTGTAGATCGCCATGACTTCACTGGCTTGCTCTGGGAGGTGCCCGAGCTCGAACGCCATGAACAAAGTGCTTGTGATGTTGCGCTGGCGTTTCGCGAATATGACGAAGGGCTTCGGTGGCCCGAAGTCGACTCGCCATCAGCCACCGAAACCTTCGCGCCTACTGCCTACAGCAGGGGCTGGCGCCTTGAGCATGAAGTGGATGCCATCCGCCAAGAGATAAAACTGCTGTGTACGAGCGCGGAATTGGCTGTGCCACAGGATTGGCTCATGGCGTCATTCGAGGTATTCGTCTACCACGTGCTCGTGCACGTGGCGGGCAATCGGCCAGACTTCGAAAAATTAACGAAGGAAGATATTAACGAAGCGCTGAGGGCCTCGGCTTTCGTCTCCTTTGAGCGTGCGCGCCAGAAGGTCCGCAAATGA